In Roseovarius sp. EL26, the genomic window GGCAAAGGCGGCAGCATGTTCGTTATAGGTGGGGCTTGGGATGTGGACAAGTTTTGCACCTTGCTGGATCAATCCCGGCAATTGCGCAATCAGGCTTGAGGCCCCCGGTGCCGCAAGAATGGCCAGATCATCCGGCACATCCCAAAACCGCCGGGCGGCTTCGATCAACTGATTTTCCGCCGCACGATCGGGCAGTGCTGCCCAGCTTGCAGGGGCCAGCTCTGGCAGTGGATATGGCACGGGATTGATGCCCGTAGACAGATCAACCCAATCGCTTCGCGTGCCACCAAAGCATGCGATGGCAGCATCAAGGCCGCCCCCATGGTCGCGTCCTGAGCGCATTAGTCTTGATCGTCAGACGGCAGTGGCGGATGGCGGGTGACAAAATGCCCCTTTACACCTTGCGGCCATTGTTTGAACGGCACTTGCCCACTGGTCGATTGCGCATGCAGTTCGGCATAATCGACAATCGCCTCAGCTGCGTCCTGCTCCGGGGCGAAACGACCCAAGGTATAGGCCAGCTTACCGGAGGCCTGAATGGCAACGTTGCAGCCGTGTTTGCAGCCCATCAGACAAGACACACGGCGGGTGCGGACATCGCGGCCCTCGGCTTGCGCCTCAACCAGATCCGCCAGATCCTGCCCATGCGGTCGGCTGTGCGTCGCCTCGTCCCAGTCATCCTGCTTGCAGGTGTCGCAGATCGTAATCCAGGTGGTCATAGTCCTAATCCCGTGCGCGTGGCGTTCTGTGGTGTTGAACCGGAATTTATGCTTCGAAGCAAGCATACAATGTGGTGAGGGATTATTTCTTCTCAGAAGGCGGGTTGACTGGAGTTTCTGAGATTATCGTCGGTTCCTATGGGTGGCCCATGGAGACAATACCCAAAGCATCAAAGCCAATACCACGATTGTCCAAACCATGGCCTGCCAGAACATTTGTACGCTCAATGGAAAATTTAGAACTTTGTCGCTGTGAGTGTCGGTGAACCAAAGTGGAAAATATGGAGATAAGCAGCAAAAGTAGAAAAATGCCACGCCAAGAGTGTATTTGATGTTTTCAATACGTTCTGAATCGACAAGTCCAAGCCAACTTGCGACGCGCCGCAGAAGTAAGAACATAAACAATAAAGTTGCAACAATCATGAAGGCATATATCACCAGCACAAACTCGACAAATGCTGCGTTTTTGTCAGTATATTTGGGATTTAAATTCAATGCCTCTGCGAAAGCGTAAACGGGTAACTTTTGATAAAACGGCCATGACGTGACATCGAATACCGCAAAACCAAAAGCGTGAAATAGAAAGTTACCAAAGGCAATCATCAGGATGATCTTGCAGATATTTCTATTCCGCACTGCGTATTTTGGAATTTCTCTTGTTTCTGCAACATTGCTCATGTGTGAAAAATGTCCTGCTCGAAGATGTGAATTTAGCTTTTTGTTACGCAAGCAAATGTGTTGATGAATTGCATCTTATGATTGTGTCTATCTTGTGACTATCTACGAGCTGAACGACAACATAGAACAAACATTAGAAAAGGGCGCCCCATGGGGACGCCCTCCAAATCTTTCACGCAAGAACGTGGATGATTTACATCATGCCGCCCATGCCGCCCATGCCGCCCATGTCAGGCATGCCGCCACCGGCTGCGCCGTCTTTGGCAGGCTTGTCGGCAACCATGGCTTCGGTTGTGACCAGCAGGCCAGCAATCGATGCCGCGTCTTCCAGAGCTGTACGAACAACTTTGGCAGGGTCGATCACGCCGAAGGAGAACATGTCGCCATATTCTTCGGTTTGCGCGTTGAAGCCGAACGATGTGTCGGAAGATTCGCGAACTTTGCCCGCAACAACCGCACCGTCAACACCAGCGTTTTCTGCGATCTGACGCAGAGGTGCCTCGATTGCGCGACGAACGATGGCAATGCCTGCGTCCTGATCAGGGTTTGCACCTGTCAGACCGTCCAGAGCTTTTGCACCCTGAACCAGAGCAACACCACCACCCACAACAACGCCTTCTTGTACGGCAGCGCGGGTTGCGTTCAGCGCGTCATCAACACGGTCTTTACGCTCTTTCACTTCAACTTCGGTCATGCCGCCAACTCGGATAACAGCAACACCGCCAGCCAGTTTGGCAACGCGCTCTTGCAGTTTTTCACGATCGTAATCGGAAGTGGTTTCTTCGATTTGGTTACGGATCTGAGCAACACGTGCTTCGATCTCAGCTTTCTCACCAGCGCCGTCCACAACAGTGGTTTCGTCTTTGGTGATCTGAACTTTCTTGGCAGTGCCAAGCATGTCCATTGTAACGCCTTCGAGCTTCATGCCCAGATCTTCGCTGATGACCTGACCACCGGTCAGAATTGCGATGTCCTGCAGCATGGCTTTGCGGCGATCGCCGAAACCAGGTGCTTTGACAGCAGCAATTTTCAGGCCGCCGCGCAGTTTGTTAACAACCAAAGTTGCCAGCGCTTCGCCTTCAACATCTTCTGCGATGATCAGCAGTGGTTTTTGCGACTGGATAACTTGCTCCAGCAGTGGAACCATTGGCTGCAGGCTTGAGAGTTTCTTCTCGTGCAGCAAGATCATGCAATCTTCCAGCTCAGCTGTCATTTTGTCAGCATTGGTGACAAAGTAAGGTGACAGGTAGCCGCGGTCGAACTGCATGCCTTCAACAACATCGGTTTCTGTTTCCAGACCTTTGTTCTCTTCAACAGTGATCACGCCCTCGTTGCCAACTTTTTGCATCGCGCCTGCGATTTGCTGACCGATTTCGGCTTCGCCGTTGGCTGAGATTGTACCAACCTGCGCAACTTCGTCGCTGTCTTTAACTTCGCGTGCCGCAGATTTGATCGACTCAACCACTTTGGTTGTGGCCAGATCGATGCCGCGCTTCAGATCCATTGGGTTCAGGCCCGCTGCAACCTGCTTCAGACCTTCGCGAACGATCGCTTGTGCCAGAACAGTTGCAGTTGTCGTGCCGTCGCCGGCTTCGTCGTTGGTGCGGCTGGCGACTTCTTTCACCATTTGCGCGCCCATGTTCTCGAACTTGTCTTCCAGTTCGATTTCCTTGGCAACCGAAACACCGTCTTTGGTGATGCGTGGTGCGCCGAAGGATTTGTCGAGAACGACGTTACGGCCTTTTGGGCCCAGTGTTACTTTTACCGCGTTTGCCAGAATGTTGACGCCGTTAAGCATCTTGTTACGGGCATCGGTATCGAATTTGACGTCCTTAGCAGCCATGTGCTTGCTCCTGAATGTCTAAAGTTGTTGTAAATGATGCGCACGATTTGGCGCATCGCACGAAGATCAGGCCATTACGCCCAGAATGTCGTTTTCTTTCATGATCAGCAGCTCTTCGCCGTCGATCGTGATTTCTGTGCCGGACCATTTGCCGAACAGGATGCGGTCGCCCGCGCTGACGGCCATGCCGATCAGATCGCCGTTGTCTTTGCGGGCGCCTTCGCCGCAGGAAACAACTTCGCCTTCGCTAGGCTTTTCTTTGGCGCTGTCTGGAATGATCAGACCACCGGATGTTTTCTCTTCGCTTTCAACGCGACGTACAAGAACACGGTCATGTAGCGGTTTAAATGCCATTGTGTAGGTTTCCCTATTAAGTTTCTCCCTAACTCCGAGCGGAGTCGTTAGCACTCCCTGTCGGCGAGTGATAACGACGCATAGCTAAGAACCGAAAAGCACGGAGTCAACAGCAAGGGCGGAATTAATTTGAAGAAATGAGAGAGGGGCCGCTATGGATAGCCTCTGGCGGTAAATATTGCGCGTTATGCGGTTTCCCATCCTGCATAACCGCAGTTCTTGGCCTAAACCTTCTTTGGCTTCGAGAACTTCCATAGGGCACTAATTGGTACACTTCCGCTTTGCGGACAAAATGTGAATTCGCTGCGTTTGCACCGATGGCCGCTTTCTGGAACTTCGCTTCACATTGCTACAAATGCGTATTGATCGGGCGCAAACCTACATTCAAAAATCTATTGGTGTGATCGTGAAATTGAGAAGGGCAGGCGAAAAGCTAAGATTTTCTATGTTTCTGGGCCGTTTATCGATGCGCTTTACTCGATGTCGCGCTTTATAAGGATCTGAGGGCCTAATCAGATGATATCTCACCCCATGCGGAAACGGCTCAAACGGGACCTCGAACCACTATTGACGCTGCCCACAACCAATGGGTGGCGATCCATGGTAACCACTTTAGTGAGCATAAACGACAGCGGTGCGGCGTCGATAAGTCAAAGCCGGTCATGCAATCCAAAGAGATATTCTGACGCAGGCCCTTTTGACACGGTGCGCCCGTTCACCAGAAATGCTATCTTTAGTTCAAATTCCAGAACCGAGCTTAGCAAATTATGTTTGACCACTTGACAGCAGAAATCTTGGCACGAATGCAGTTTGCTTTCACTGTTTCGTTCCACATTATATTTCCGGCCTTCTCAATCGGGCTTGCAAGCTATCTTGCGGTGCTGAACGCCCTGTGGTTGCGAAGCCAGGACGTGACTTATTTAGCGCTTTTCAATTACTGGAAAAAGATCTTTGCGATTGGCTTCGGCATGGGCGTAGTGTCGGGAATCGTGATGTCTTATCAGTTCGGCACCAATTGGTCGGTGTTCAGTGATAAGACCGGCCCGGTTTTGGGACCACTGATGGCTTACGAGGTGCTGTCAGCCTTCTTCCTTGAGGCCGGGTTTCTCGGGATCATGCTTTTTGGCCGGGAACGTGTCGGAGACGGGCTTCACATGGTTGCGACGGCGATGGTTGCCTTAGGAACTCTTATGTCGGCCACCTGGATTCTGTCAGTGAACAGCTGGATGCAAACACCCGTTGGCTATGGAATAAACGATGTCGGGCAGTTCATACCCGAGGATTGGTGGGCCATCGTCTTCAATCCGTCCTTCCCTTACAGGCTGGTCCATATGGTTCTTGCAGCCTACCTTTCGACAGCACTCGTGGTAGGCGCAACCGGCGCCTGGCAGCTTTTGCGTGACGCGCAGAATGGACCCGCCCGGCGCATGTTTTCTATGGCAATGTGGATGTTGGCTGTCGTCGCGCCGATCCAGATTTATGCGGGCGACCTGCATGGTCTGAACACGTTGGAGCATCAGCCCGTAAAAATCATGGCGATGGAGGGGCATTACGACAGCCACCCACACGGTGCACCACTGATCCTGTTTGGCATTCCCAACCCGGCTGAGAAGCGTATCGATTATGCGATTGAAATTCCAAAACTGTCGAGCCTGATCCTCAAGCACCACTGGGATGCGCCGCTTGACGGGCTTGATACCATCCCGGACGAGGATGAACCGCCCGTCGCCATCGTGTTCTGGTCCTTTCGCATCATGGTCAGCCTGGGCTTTGCCATGCTGGGGCTTGGTGCCTGGGCGCTATGGCGACGAATACGCGGACGACTTTATGAAGGGCGCTGGCTTTATTATGCAGCTATTGCGATGGGTCCGATGGGATTTGTCGCGGTACTGGCAGGTTGGGTCACGACCGAGGTCGGACGGCAACCTTTCACGGTCTACGGCTTGTTGCGCACCTCTGACAGCCTGGCGCCGGTCGCTGCGCCAGCTGTCGCAACCTCGTTGCTAGCGTTCATAATTGTCTACTTCTTCGTTTTCGGAGCGGGAATAGTCTACATCCTGATGATTATGAATCGCACTGTGGATGCCCCCGCACCTCTGTCCGAAGGTCCTTTGCGCACAGCACGACCGCAATCAGCGGAGGGAGAAGCATGATGGGGGTCGAGCTTTCCTTCATCTGGGCAGGAATTATCGCCTTCTCTGTGTTGACCTATGTGATCCTTGACGGCTTTGATCTTGGCATAGGAATTCTCTTTCCGACGCTGAGATCCGAAAGGGACAAAGCCGCAGCGATGAACTCCATTGCACCTGTTTGGGATGGGAACGAAACTTGGCTGGTCATGGGTGGCGGCGGGCTCTTTGCTGTTTTTCCATTGGCTTACGCCATAGTGATGCCAGCGCTGTACATGCCGATCATGATTATGCTTCTGGCACTGGTCTTTCGCGGTGTGGCGTTCGAATATCGCTGGCGAACAGAGCGCTGGAAGCCCGTATGGGATGTTGGTTTCTTCGTTGGATCGACCCTGGCGGCGCTTATGCAGGGGATCGCCCTTGGCGCGCTTGTTCAAGGTGTTGAAATCGCCGACCGCGCCTATGCTGGTGGCTGGTGGGACTGGTTGACGCCTTTTTCGGTACTGACAGGTGTTTCTGTTGTCGTCGGCTATGCACTTCTCGGTGCAACCTGGCTTAATCTCAAGACCAGCGGCGCCATGCAATTAAAAATGCGGAACTACACACCAAAGCTGGCAACAGTCACACTGGCGGCAATCGGCGGAGTCAGCCTTTGGACTCCTTTTCTCGATCCGGCCTACTTTGAACGCTGGTTCAGTTTTCCAGGCAATCTTTACACGTTGATTGTGCCTCTGTTGGTTCTGATTTGCGTCTGGAAACTGTTTTCCGGGCTACGCAAGGGCCACGAACTTGGTCCATTTATTGCCGCACTTAGCCTATTCGTCCTTAGCTTTATCGGCCTGGGTATCAGCTTTTATCCTCACATCATACCACCCAGCCTGACCATCGCCGAAGCCGCCGCACCAGATGAAAGTCTTGCCTTCGCATTGGTTGGAACGGTGATACTAGTGCCGGTCATCCTAGGCTATACCGCCTACGCCTATTGGGTATTCCGCGGGAAAATTGACCCTGATGAGGGCTACCATTGAGCCACCGCGTCCGACAGTTGACCTGGTTTCTCGTCCTGTGGTGTGTCGGGGTGACGGTGTTGGGGCTAGTCGCACTGCTAATACGTTCAGCATTAACTTGAGGAACTCAAACAGCTGAGAGCATACGCGATTGCGAATACCAATTAAGGCCACGTTTTGATATTTATCGGTAACCAGACAAATACAGGCAAATCTCACGGCCTTCGAGACCTCAAGTTATAGCATCGCTAACCCACAAGTGGACGTTTGTTACCCATGCGGCATTCGGTAGAATGGGCTCTTGGCTGACATTAGATGCGGCGCAGAAACTGCATAATTCTTAACTGAAAGATTGTCGAGAACGGCCCAAACCGGACCTTCGACCAGACCTCAAGATGCTGCAGTGCAGCCCGTCATAGTTGCCATTCGCTGCAAGTGCGAATTTTGATGCTAAGCTAATTCACACATCGCGGACAAAACAGACCAATAGCATTTGGAGCCAAACGGCAGCTATTGGATCGTTACGGTTATCGTTTCAAATCGAATGGACGGAAGCGCTTGATTGTAGAAACCACATTCTCTGTGGATACTCTAACACTGAGAGAGCCCTTTTTATATGTTCGCCCGCACTGACGGGCTAGAAATCGGACATACCGGTTTGCGCCATTGCTATACTCAACTCTTTGCTAAGGACATGCCAGAGCTGATCCAATCCAGCGGCTCCACCAGCCCCAATTGCGAACTGCAAGGTGCGGCCGAAAAAGGTAAAATCGGCCCCAGACAAAAGGCATTTCAATACATCTTCGCCAGAGTGTAACCCACTATCGTAGAAGATAGGAAAGCCCTCGCCGACAGCGGCGCGGATTTGTGGCAAAAGAGTAAAGGGCGCCGGAGCACTTTCCAATTGGCGTGCACCGTGGCTTGAGACCTGAATGGCATCAACGCCATGTTCCTTGAGAGTCACGGCGTCTTCGACATCTAGAACCCCTTTGACCACCAGATTGCCGGGCCAAGCGTCGCGCAGGCGCGCCAATGTTTGCCAGTCCGCTTTGGCGCGACTTTCAGAACGGTCAAACGTATAGCCATCCATCAAGAAGTTGGCCATTTGAGGTTTGCCTTTGAAAAGCGTTTCTAGAGACCATCTTGGGTGAAGGGCGAAGTCGATGAATTGTCGCGGACCGATGCGGAAGGGCATTTTGAAGCCATGGCGCA contains:
- a CDS encoding DUF1636 domain-containing protein, yielding MTTWITICDTCKQDDWDEATHSRPHGQDLADLVEAQAEGRDVRTRRVSCLMGCKHGCNVAIQASGKLAYTLGRFAPEQDAAEAIVDYAELHAQSTSGQVPFKQWPQGVKGHFVTRHPPLPSDDQD
- the cydB gene encoding cytochrome d ubiquinol oxidase subunit II, which codes for MMGVELSFIWAGIIAFSVLTYVILDGFDLGIGILFPTLRSERDKAAAMNSIAPVWDGNETWLVMGGGGLFAVFPLAYAIVMPALYMPIMIMLLALVFRGVAFEYRWRTERWKPVWDVGFFVGSTLAALMQGIALGALVQGVEIADRAYAGGWWDWLTPFSVLTGVSVVVGYALLGATWLNLKTSGAMQLKMRNYTPKLATVTLAAIGGVSLWTPFLDPAYFERWFSFPGNLYTLIVPLLVLICVWKLFSGLRKGHELGPFIAALSLFVLSFIGLGISFYPHIIPPSLTIAEAAAPDESLAFALVGTVILVPVILGYTAYAYWVFRGKIDPDEGYH
- a CDS encoding alpha-hydroxy acid oxidase, whose translation is MAAAAIHSVADARRLARRRLPWMVFDYIDGAAGAETGANRNRAALDAMTLRPRILKDVSDRSLATSVFGVPTQRPFGIAPMGMCNLSAPGADLMLARLAARYSVPLGVSTVASTPMETLIDAAEGNAWFQLYFSGDGTGTFKLVERAKAAGYQTLVLTVDVPEVGRRPRELRHGFKMPFRIGPRQFIDFALHPRWSLETLFKGKPQMANFLMDGYTFDRSESRAKADWQTLARLRDAWPGNLVVKGVLDVEDAVTLKEHGVDAIQVSSHGARQLESAPAPFTLLPQIRAAVGEGFPIFYDSGLHSGEDVLKCLLSGADFTFFGRTLQFAIGAGGAAGLDQLWHVLSKELSIAMAQTGMSDF
- a CDS encoding co-chaperone GroES — encoded protein: MAFKPLHDRVLVRRVESEEKTSGGLIIPDSAKEKPSEGEVVSCGEGARKDNGDLIGMAVSAGDRILFGKWSGTEITIDGEELLIMKENDILGVMA
- a CDS encoding cytochrome ubiquinol oxidase subunit I is translated as MFDHLTAEILARMQFAFTVSFHIIFPAFSIGLASYLAVLNALWLRSQDVTYLALFNYWKKIFAIGFGMGVVSGIVMSYQFGTNWSVFSDKTGPVLGPLMAYEVLSAFFLEAGFLGIMLFGRERVGDGLHMVATAMVALGTLMSATWILSVNSWMQTPVGYGINDVGQFIPEDWWAIVFNPSFPYRLVHMVLAAYLSTALVVGATGAWQLLRDAQNGPARRMFSMAMWMLAVVAPIQIYAGDLHGLNTLEHQPVKIMAMEGHYDSHPHGAPLILFGIPNPAEKRIDYAIEIPKLSSLILKHHWDAPLDGLDTIPDEDEPPVAIVFWSFRIMVSLGFAMLGLGAWALWRRIRGRLYEGRWLYYAAIAMGPMGFVAVLAGWVTTEVGRQPFTVYGLLRTSDSLAPVAAPAVATSLLAFIIVYFFVFGAGIVYILMIMNRTVDAPAPLSEGPLRTARPQSAEGEA
- the groL gene encoding chaperonin GroEL (60 kDa chaperone family; promotes refolding of misfolded polypeptides especially under stressful conditions; forms two stacked rings of heptamers to form a barrel-shaped 14mer; ends can be capped by GroES; misfolded proteins enter the barrel where they are refolded when GroES binds), whose translation is MAAKDVKFDTDARNKMLNGVNILANAVKVTLGPKGRNVVLDKSFGAPRITKDGVSVAKEIELEDKFENMGAQMVKEVASRTNDEAGDGTTTATVLAQAIVREGLKQVAAGLNPMDLKRGIDLATTKVVESIKSAAREVKDSDEVAQVGTISANGEAEIGQQIAGAMQKVGNEGVITVEENKGLETETDVVEGMQFDRGYLSPYFVTNADKMTAELEDCMILLHEKKLSSLQPMVPLLEQVIQSQKPLLIIAEDVEGEALATLVVNKLRGGLKIAAVKAPGFGDRRKAMLQDIAILTGGQVISEDLGMKLEGVTMDMLGTAKKVQITKDETTVVDGAGEKAEIEARVAQIRNQIEETTSDYDREKLQERVAKLAGGVAVIRVGGMTEVEVKERKDRVDDALNATRAAVQEGVVVGGGVALVQGAKALDGLTGANPDQDAGIAIVRRAIEAPLRQIAENAGVDGAVVAGKVRESSDTSFGFNAQTEEYGDMFSFGVIDPAKVVRTALEDAASIAGLLVTTEAMVADKPAKDGAAGGGMPDMGGMGGMGGMM